Proteins encoded by one window of Chryseobacterium foetidum:
- a CDS encoding IS1/IS1595 family N-terminal zinc-binding domain-containing protein: MENICPKCKNKNVVKSGIINDKQRFHCKDCNYYFTVKKLGKQIDDYYVTKALQLYLEGLSFREIERIIGVSHVTVSSWIKKYNITRPPHSDFHPVYKILKQNELIEYMSREENIKNSGLIITQFADKYMLIKWERFKK, translated from the coding sequence ATGGAAAATATCTGTCCGAAATGCAAAAATAAAAATGTTGTAAAAAGTGGAATCATCAATGACAAGCAGCGATTTCATTGCAAAGACTGTAATTATTATTTTACAGTAAAGAAACTCGGGAAGCAGATTGACGATTACTATGTAACCAAGGCATTGCAACTGTATCTTGAAGGACTCAGTTTCCGTGAAATTGAGCGTATTATAGGTGTTTCGCACGTTACTGTAAGTTCGTGGATTAAAAAATACAATATTACAAGACCACCCCATTCTGACTTCCATCCTGTTTATAAAATTTTGAAGCAAAATGAATTAATTGAATACATGAGCAGGGAAGAAAATATCAAAAATTCAGGACTCATCATCACTCAGTTTGCAGATAAATATATGCTGATTAAATGGGAGAGGTTTAAAAAATGA
- the carB gene encoding carbamoyl-phosphate synthase large subunit, translated as MKRNDIKTILVIGSGPIIIGQAAEFDYAGTQACLSLREEGYKVILINSNPATIMTDVEIADKVYIEPISLQFVSHIIRKERPDALLPTLGGQTGLNMAVELEKSGILEECKVEVLGTTLSAINRAEDRDLFRELMRELNEPVPESDIVNTVEGALRFAEEIGYPVIVRPAFTMGGTGGGIASTEAELKEIAELGLKYSPVTQCLIERSIAGFKEIEYEVMRDANDNAIVVCNMENIDPVGVHTGDSIVVAPSQTLSDREYQLLRNASLKIIRALGIEGGCNVQLALDPHSFDYYIIEVNPRVSRSSALASKATGYPIAKIAAKIAVGLTLDEIMNPVTGKTYACFEPALDYVVTKFPRFPFDKFETADRRLSTQMKATGEVMAIGRNFEESLQKAVRSLETGLRHLGLKTKQAAVLTDEDIERRIRVCDDERLFIICDALRRGYDWEQIVEWSKIDKFFIWKLKKLVDFEKTIADNRFDKEILIQSKKLGFSDQNIAHLWESTQREVYNFRKENGIVPVYKMVDTCAAEFESETPYFYGTYEEENESVVTDKEKIIVLGSGPIRIGQGVEFDYATVHSVWAIKEMGYEAIIINNNPETVSTDFSISDKLYFEPLTEEDVMNIIDLEKPKGVVVQFGGQTAINLADKLAAYGVQILGTSLEDLDRAENRDKFEKALQELGIPQPLGKTSTSKEEAIVIANEIGYPVLVRPSYVLGGRAMEIVYTEAELAHYMEFAVDASPDQPVLVDRYITGREVEVDAICDGETVIIPGIMEHIERAGVHSGDSIAVYPPQNVSQAEIDTLVDYTQRLAKGLNVIGLMNIQYVLFEGNVYVIEVNPRSSRTVPFLSKITDVPMANLATKAILGQKLKDLGYKNGLVPNKEGVFVKVPVFSFSKLTKVDISLGPEMKSTGEVMGKDTTLEKALYKGLVAAGRKVPMHGSILFTVADKHKQEAADLASRFHEVGFRIWATEGTAKFFEEKGIPCKIGYKIGEEDVNLIDLIQKGKVQYVVNTMTKGKQSERDGFQIRRMSVENGVPCLTSMDTVEAILKVIESMSFKMETM; from the coding sequence ATGAAAAGAAACGACATAAAAACAATTTTAGTAATCGGTTCCGGCCCAATTATCATCGGTCAGGCGGCGGAATTTGATTACGCAGGAACGCAGGCCTGTCTTTCCCTGAGAGAAGAAGGCTACAAGGTGATTTTGATCAATTCAAATCCTGCAACGATTATGACGGATGTTGAAATCGCTGACAAGGTTTACATCGAGCCGATTTCGCTTCAGTTTGTAAGTCACATCATCAGAAAAGAGCGTCCGGATGCACTTTTACCAACACTTGGCGGACAAACAGGTCTGAACATGGCGGTGGAACTTGAAAAATCAGGGATTCTTGAAGAGTGCAAGGTGGAAGTTTTGGGAACTACACTTTCAGCGATCAACAGAGCGGAAGACAGAGATCTGTTCCGTGAACTGATGAGAGAATTAAATGAACCCGTTCCTGAATCTGACATCGTGAATACAGTAGAAGGAGCGCTTCGTTTTGCTGAAGAAATCGGATATCCGGTAATTGTTCGTCCAGCCTTCACCATGGGAGGAACCGGTGGTGGAATCGCATCAACAGAAGCTGAATTAAAGGAAATCGCAGAATTAGGTCTGAAATACAGTCCGGTAACACAGTGTTTGATCGAGAGATCAATCGCAGGTTTCAAGGAAATTGAATACGAAGTAATGCGTGATGCAAACGACAACGCGATTGTGGTTTGTAACATGGAAAATATAGATCCGGTGGGAGTTCACACAGGTGACTCAATCGTTGTGGCGCCTTCTCAGACGCTTTCAGACAGAGAGTATCAGCTGTTGAGAAACGCTTCACTGAAAATCATCAGAGCCTTAGGAATCGAAGGTGGATGTAACGTGCAGTTGGCGTTAGACCCGCATTCATTCGATTACTACATCATCGAGGTAAATCCAAGAGTTTCCCGTTCATCGGCTTTGGCATCAAAAGCAACTGGTTATCCGATTGCTAAGATTGCTGCAAAAATCGCTGTTGGATTGACTTTAGATGAAATCATGAATCCTGTTACAGGAAAAACTTACGCTTGTTTCGAGCCGGCTTTGGACTATGTGGTAACCAAATTCCCAAGATTTCCTTTCGACAAATTCGAAACGGCAGACAGAAGATTGTCTACTCAGATGAAAGCGACCGGAGAAGTAATGGCGATTGGAAGAAATTTCGAAGAGTCTTTACAGAAAGCCGTGCGTTCTCTGGAAACTGGATTGAGACATTTAGGTTTAAAAACAAAACAGGCTGCAGTTTTAACGGACGAAGATATCGAAAGAAGAATCAGAGTTTGTGATGACGAGAGACTGTTTATCATTTGTGATGCTTTAAGAAGAGGTTACGACTGGGAACAAATCGTAGAATGGAGTAAAATTGATAAATTCTTCATCTGGAAATTAAAGAAATTAGTTGATTTCGAAAAGACAATTGCCGATAACAGATTCGATAAGGAAATTTTAATTCAGTCTAAAAAATTAGGTTTCTCAGATCAGAATATCGCTCATTTATGGGAATCTACGCAGAGAGAGGTTTACAATTTCAGAAAAGAAAACGGAATTGTGCCGGTTTACAAAATGGTAGACACCTGTGCTGCTGAATTTGAATCTGAAACACCTTATTTCTACGGAACTTACGAGGAAGAAAACGAATCTGTAGTTACAGACAAAGAGAAAATCATCGTTTTAGGTTCCGGACCTATCAGAATCGGGCAGGGAGTTGAGTTTGATTACGCAACGGTTCATTCGGTTTGGGCAATCAAAGAAATGGGTTACGAAGCGATTATCATTAACAATAATCCTGAAACGGTTTCTACAGACTTCTCGATTTCAGATAAATTATACTTCGAACCTTTGACGGAAGAAGATGTAATGAACATCATCGACCTTGAAAAACCAAAAGGTGTCGTAGTACAGTTTGGTGGACAGACAGCCATCAATTTAGCAGATAAATTAGCAGCTTACGGTGTTCAGATTTTAGGAACTTCACTGGAAGATTTGGATAGAGCTGAAAACAGAGATAAATTCGAAAAAGCCCTTCAGGAACTGGGAATTCCACAGCCTTTAGGAAAAACTTCGACTTCAAAAGAAGAAGCGATTGTGATTGCAAACGAAATCGGTTATCCGGTTTTGGTTCGTCCAAGCTACGTTTTGGGAGGTAGAGCGATGGAAATTGTGTACACTGAAGCAGAATTGGCGCACTACATGGAATTTGCGGTAGATGCAAGTCCGGATCAGCCGGTTTTGGTTGACCGTTACATCACGGGAAGAGAAGTGGAAGTCGATGCAATCTGCGACGGCGAAACAGTAATCATTCCTGGAATTATGGAACACATCGAAAGAGCAGGAGTTCACTCGGGTGATTCGATTGCAGTGTATCCGCCACAGAATGTTTCTCAGGCAGAAATCGATACTTTGGTAGATTATACTCAAAGATTAGCTAAAGGCTTGAATGTAATTGGTTTAATGAATATCCAATATGTTCTTTTTGAAGGAAATGTATATGTGATTGAGGTAAATCCTCGTTCATCAAGAACAGTTCCTTTCTTGTCTAAAATTACCGATGTTCCAATGGCAAACTTGGCTACAAAAGCAATTTTAGGTCAGAAACTGAAAGATTTAGGCTACAAAAACGGATTGGTTCCGAATAAAGAAGGTGTTTTCGTAAAAGTTCCTGTGTTCTCATTCTCAAAATTAACGAAAGTTGACATCTCTTTAGGCCCAGAAATGAAGTCTACAGGAGAGGTTATGGGGAAAGACACGACTTTGGAAAAAGCACTCTACAAAGGATTGGTTGCAGCCGGAAGAAAAGTTCCGATGCACGGTTCAATCCTGTTCACGGTAGCTGATAAACACAAACAGGAAGCCGCTGATCTGGCTTCAAGATTCCACGAAGTTGGTTTCAGAATCTGGGCAACGGAAGGAACGGCAAAATTCTTCGAAGAAAAAGGTATTCCATGCAAAATCGGATACAAAATCGGCGAAGAAGATGTCAACCTGATCGATTTAATTCAAAAAGGAAAAGTTCAGTACGTTGTCAATACCATGACCAAAGGAAAACAGTCTGAAAGAGACGGTTTCCAGATCAGAAGAATGAGTGTTGAAAACGGCGTTCCTTGTTTAACATCGATGGATACAGTTGAAGCGATCCTGAAAGTGATTGAGAGTATGAGCTTTAAGATGGAGACGATGTAG
- a CDS encoding aspartate carbamoyltransferase catalytic subunit, producing the protein MFTITELSTEKINKILTEALAFANGKTAKIEGEVFCSNLFFEDSTRTKTSFDVAERKLGLQVVPFDASNSSVNKGESLYDTVKTIESIGVNLVVIRDKKDRYFDDLKNINIPVINGGDGTGNHPSQCMLDLLTIYQEFGTFEGLKIGIVGDVKHSRVANSNAEALRRLGAKVYFSGPEQWFDEGALINGTYLSVDEMIHDVDVLMLLRIQHERHDSKMSFSASEYHRKYGLTKAREKTMKKEAIIMHPAPINRGVEIDTDLVECERSRIFKQMQNGVFARMAILKNALEEKGFSFK; encoded by the coding sequence ATGTTTACGATTACCGAACTAAGTACAGAGAAAATCAACAAGATACTGACGGAAGCTTTGGCTTTTGCCAATGGAAAAACTGCCAAAATTGAAGGCGAGGTTTTCTGCTCAAATCTGTTTTTCGAAGACAGCACAAGAACCAAAACAAGCTTCGATGTTGCCGAAAGAAAACTGGGTTTGCAGGTCGTTCCATTTGATGCATCCAACAGTTCTGTCAATAAAGGTGAAAGTTTATATGATACCGTGAAGACGATTGAAAGCATCGGTGTAAATCTTGTTGTGATCAGAGATAAAAAAGACCGTTATTTTGATGATTTGAAAAACATTAACATTCCAGTCATCAACGGTGGCGACGGAACGGGAAATCATCCTTCACAATGTATGCTCGATTTGCTTACGATCTATCAGGAATTCGGAACATTTGAAGGTTTAAAAATCGGAATCGTTGGAGATGTAAAACACAGCCGTGTCGCCAACTCAAACGCTGAAGCATTAAGAAGATTGGGCGCAAAAGTATACTTTTCAGGACCTGAACAATGGTTTGATGAAGGAGCTTTGATTAACGGTACATATCTTTCTGTAGATGAGATGATTCACGATGTGGATGTTCTGATGTTGTTGAGAATCCAGCATGAAAGACATGATTCAAAAATGAGTTTCTCTGCTTCGGAATATCACAGAAAATATGGTTTGACGAAAGCAAGAGAAAAAACCATGAAAAAAGAAGCTATCATTATGCATCCCGCACCAATTAACAGAGGTGTGGAAATCGATACCGATTTGGTGGAATGTGAACGCTCAAGAATTTTCAAGCAAATGCAGAACGGTGTTTTCGCGAGAATGGCAATTCTGAAAAATGCTTTGGAGGAGAAAGGTTTTTCTTTTAAGTAA
- a CDS encoding Lrp/AsnC family transcriptional regulator, whose product MDLKDKMILSIIQEDSTNSVKEISEKIGLTFTPTYERIKQLEKQGVIEKYVGLLNREKLGLNIVVYCNVRLKEQSKKVLETFEENITQYDEVQEIISLSGEYDYMLKIIARDINSYNDFAVNVISNIPNIGQYHSSIVLHEVKKSTKFKIDLG is encoded by the coding sequence ATGGATTTAAAAGACAAAATGATTCTCAGCATTATTCAGGAAGATTCAACCAATTCTGTGAAAGAAATTTCGGAAAAAATCGGTCTTACCTTTACTCCGACCTATGAACGCATCAAACAGCTGGAGAAACAGGGCGTGATTGAAAAGTATGTCGGACTTTTAAACCGTGAAAAATTGGGACTTAACATCGTTGTGTACTGTAACGTGCGTCTGAAAGAGCAGTCTAAAAAGGTTTTAGAGACTTTTGAGGAAAATATTACGCAATACGATGAAGTGCAGGAAATTATAAGTTTGTCCGGCGAGTATGATTATATGTTGAAAATTATTGCACGGGATATCAACTCTTATAATGACTTTGCTGTAAATGTTATTTCAAACATTCCCAATATCGGCCAATATCACAGTTCGATTGTTTTACATGAAGTGAAAAAGTCTACGAAGTTTAAGATTGATTTAGGGTAA
- a CDS encoding porin: protein MKKILSFIGLALISSSAYGQGSPDYGGGLKINLNPEGDKYVRFILWDQFWIRNTEMNPGSMVGGEPTDNTWNLGNRRARILAYAQITKRYMIMTHIGINNQTFINGGATGTTGTGGYGNGKKPQIFFHDAWNEYAVVMPGEAGKFSLTLGGGLHYYMGLSRMTMASTLNFLTLDSPVFSWPLIDNSDQFARQMGVFAKGKYGKFEYRMSLNKPFATDLTPANTLVPGNQVAVDNNGNPNWSKAGYFEYQFLDTESNLLPFKVGSYLGTKRVFNVGAGFYHQAEGTRTSLNSNIEKHDITLLSVDAFADIPLGEAKNKMAVSAYAGYFNYNFGPNYIRNLGTMNIAANDPNFVGQRALAGPGNLQPMIGTGNVVYAQAGLLLPSQAEKPKIRIQPFAAYTYKDFEAFDKPSSQIDVGANWFLDGHHAKITTQYSTRPVYTSPTENPKSKGEFIVQLQIYL, encoded by the coding sequence ATGAAGAAAATATTAAGTTTTATTGGATTAGCTTTAATCAGCAGTTCTGCATACGGTCAGGGATCTCCGGATTACGGAGGTGGTTTAAAAATCAATTTAAATCCTGAAGGAGATAAATACGTAAGATTTATTTTATGGGATCAGTTCTGGATCAGGAACACCGAAATGAACCCCGGAAGTATGGTTGGAGGCGAACCGACAGATAATACCTGGAATTTAGGAAACCGAAGAGCACGTATTCTTGCATACGCCCAGATTACAAAGCGTTACATGATTATGACGCACATCGGAATCAACAATCAAACCTTTATTAACGGAGGCGCAACCGGAACAACCGGAACAGGAGGCTATGGAAATGGTAAAAAACCTCAAATCTTTTTTCACGACGCGTGGAATGAATATGCCGTTGTAATGCCGGGCGAAGCAGGGAAATTCAGTCTGACTTTGGGAGGTGGACTTCATTATTACATGGGACTTTCACGTATGACAATGGCTTCCACGCTGAACTTTCTGACTTTGGATTCTCCGGTTTTCAGCTGGCCTTTAATTGATAATTCAGACCAATTTGCAAGACAAATGGGCGTTTTTGCAAAAGGTAAATACGGAAAATTTGAATATCGAATGAGTTTAAATAAACCATTTGCGACAGATTTAACTCCGGCCAATACTTTAGTTCCAGGAAATCAGGTTGCGGTTGATAACAACGGAAATCCCAACTGGTCTAAGGCAGGTTATTTTGAATATCAATTTTTAGATACAGAATCTAATCTTCTTCCTTTCAAAGTTGGTTCTTATTTGGGAACTAAAAGAGTTTTCAACGTCGGTGCAGGTTTTTACCATCAGGCGGAAGGCACGAGAACTTCTCTTAATTCCAACATCGAAAAACACGACATTACCCTACTTTCTGTAGATGCTTTTGCCGATATTCCTTTGGGCGAAGCGAAAAATAAAATGGCAGTTTCTGCTTATGCAGGATATTTCAACTATAATTTCGGGCCAAATTATATCAGAAATTTAGGAACCATGAATATCGCAGCCAACGACCCTAATTTTGTCGGTCAAAGAGCTTTGGCAGGTCCCGGAAATCTTCAACCGATGATTGGAACCGGAAATGTGGTATATGCTCAGGCAGGATTATTATTGCCAAGTCAGGCAGAAAAACCAAAAATCAGAATCCAGCCTTTTGCTGCTTACACGTATAAAGATTTTGAGGCTTTTGATAAACCTTCTTCACAAATTGATGTGGGAGCCAACTGGTTTTTAGACGGTCATCACGCAAAAATTACAACACAGTATTCTACGAGACCGGTTTATACAAGCCCGACGGAAAATCCTAAATCTAAAGGAGAATTCATTGTACAGCTTCAGATTTATTTATAA
- a CDS encoding carbamoyl phosphate synthase small subunit has protein sequence MKKKLILESGEVFHGEGFGADLETAGEVVFNTGMTGYQELISDPSYCGQIVCMTYPLIGNYGINRDDYESIEPAIKGLIVKEICDLPSNFRTQITLQELFKKKNLSGISGIDTRRLTRILRNSGVVKGKIVNADADENNTVEELKSTTFPTNQVEQVSTKTSYANPGRGLKVVLVDFGSKLGIIRELSQRNCDIIVVSQDTTAEEILLMDPDGIMLSNGPGDPEDNQHALEMIRGLLGKVPIFGICLGHQLIGLACGAKTFKLKFGHRGGNHPVLDLEKNKVAITSQNHGYAVDQESLKGTDLIETHIALNDRTNEGLKHKIHPCFSVQYHPEASPGPEDANYLFDDFITLMEDFKK, from the coding sequence ATGAAGAAAAAATTAATACTGGAGTCCGGTGAAGTATTTCATGGAGAAGGTTTCGGAGCAGATTTGGAAACAGCAGGAGAGGTGGTTTTCAATACCGGAATGACGGGATATCAGGAATTGATTTCTGACCCATCGTACTGCGGTCAGATTGTTTGCATGACGTATCCGCTGATCGGAAATTACGGGATCAACCGTGATGACTACGAAAGCATCGAGCCTGCAATCAAAGGTCTTATTGTAAAGGAAATTTGCGATTTACCTTCCAATTTCAGAACACAGATTACATTACAGGAACTGTTTAAAAAGAAAAATCTATCAGGAATTTCAGGGATTGATACCAGAAGACTGACAAGAATTCTTCGTAATTCAGGTGTGGTAAAAGGAAAAATCGTGAATGCTGATGCAGACGAAAACAATACTGTTGAAGAATTAAAATCAACAACGTTCCCAACCAATCAGGTAGAGCAGGTTTCCACAAAAACCTCTTATGCCAACCCGGGAAGAGGACTTAAAGTAGTACTTGTAGATTTTGGTTCTAAATTAGGAATAATCAGAGAATTATCTCAAAGAAATTGCGATATTATTGTAGTTTCGCAGGATACAACAGCTGAAGAAATTTTGTTGATGGATCCAGATGGAATCATGTTATCCAACGGACCCGGAGATCCTGAAGACAACCAACACGCTTTAGAAATGATCCGCGGATTATTAGGAAAAGTTCCAATTTTCGGGATTTGCCTTGGACATCAGTTGATTGGACTGGCTTGTGGAGCGAAAACCTTCAAATTAAAATTCGGTCACAGAGGAGGAAATCACCCTGTTTTGGATTTGGAAAAGAATAAAGTAGCCATCACTTCTCAAAATCACGGTTACGCAGTTGATCAGGAGAGTCTTAAAGGAACAGATTTAATAGAAACCCATATCGCATTGAATGACAGAACAAATGAAGGTTTGAAACACAAAATTCATCCTTGCTTCTCAGTTCAATATCACCCTGAAGCGAGCCCGGGTCCAGAGGATGCGAATTATTTGTTTGATGATTTCATCACATTGATGGAGGATTTTAAAAAGTAG
- a CDS encoding DUF6814 family protein: MDGLKKILGIVWILVALVVAYFGITVMGIPKITSGKQEDLVFGIIILFVLVPIVSGGMAIFGYYSLTGEYSDDKP, encoded by the coding sequence ATGGACGGATTAAAAAAAATATTAGGCATAGTTTGGATTTTAGTTGCATTGGTGGTTGCCTACTTCGGTATCACTGTAATGGGAATCCCAAAAATAACCTCAGGAAAACAGGAAGATCTTGTATTCGGAATCATCATACTTTTTGTATTGGTACCGATTGTATCAGGAGGAATGGCAATTTTTGGATATTATTCTTTAACTGGAGAATATTCTGATGACAAGCCGTAA
- a CDS encoding MFS transporter, with the protein MSEQHHDAYENMTDKQKNRTIWSVITASSLGTLIEWYDFYIFGSLAVVLATKFFPADNPTAAFLSTLATFAAGFVVRPFGALFFGRLGDIIGRKYTFLVTLLIMGFSTFLIGCIPGYETIGFMAPVLVLILRLLQGLALGGEYGGAATYVAEYSQPNRRGYWTSWIQTTATAGLFISLIVILITKNTLSAEDFDSWGWRVPFWISILMVGVSYFIRKNMKESPLFAKAKAEGKTSTNPLKESFGNKFNFKFVLLALFGAAMGQGVIWYTGQFYAMSFLQKVMNINSMQVDYLMATALLMGTPFFVFFGWLSDKIGRKAIMMTGMLVAILAYRPIYDAMYKSVNIEAKTVAENGIKETRAAAIHKTIASDSLVTFHKETTYTDGTLIKKDSIVHWSAAGLVMKDGKAEEPKVSTSITLNDDTRWYLVFLVFIQVIFVTMVYGPIAAFLVEMFPVRIRYTSMSLPYHIGNGVFGGLLPAVATYLVTSGKDAGHATWYLEGLWYPIGVAAVCLVIGLFYLKNKNNNIHD; encoded by the coding sequence ATGAGCGAACAACATCATGATGCTTACGAGAATATGACGGATAAGCAGAAAAACCGCACCATTTGGAGCGTGATCACCGCATCATCCCTCGGAACTTTGATAGAATGGTATGATTTCTACATTTTCGGAAGTCTCGCAGTCGTTTTGGCGACCAAATTCTTTCCGGCAGACAATCCTACCGCAGCATTTTTATCTACGCTGGCCACTTTTGCAGCAGGATTTGTGGTAAGACCTTTCGGAGCTTTGTTTTTCGGAAGATTGGGAGATATCATCGGAAGAAAATATACTTTCTTAGTCACCTTACTGATCATGGGATTCTCAACATTCCTGATCGGATGTATTCCGGGATATGAAACCATCGGATTTATGGCACCGGTTTTAGTTTTAATATTAAGACTTTTGCAGGGTTTAGCTTTAGGAGGAGAATACGGCGGAGCAGCGACTTATGTTGCAGAATACTCTCAGCCCAACAGAAGAGGATACTGGACTTCGTGGATTCAAACTACCGCAACAGCAGGACTTTTCATTTCATTGATCGTCATTTTAATTACAAAAAATACGCTTTCCGCTGAAGATTTTGATTCGTGGGGATGGAGAGTTCCTTTTTGGATTTCAATTTTAATGGTGGGCGTTTCCTATTTCATCAGAAAAAACATGAAAGAATCTCCTCTGTTCGCAAAAGCTAAAGCAGAAGGAAAAACATCAACCAATCCTCTAAAGGAAAGTTTCGGGAATAAATTCAACTTCAAATTTGTCTTACTGGCATTATTCGGGGCTGCGATGGGACAAGGAGTCATCTGGTACACAGGACAGTTTTACGCCATGAGTTTCCTTCAAAAGGTAATGAATATCAACTCGATGCAGGTCGATTATTTGATGGCAACGGCTTTATTGATGGGAACACCTTTCTTCGTATTTTTCGGTTGGCTTTCAGATAAAATAGGTAGAAAAGCGATTATGATGACGGGAATGTTGGTGGCAATTTTAGCGTACAGACCCATTTACGACGCGATGTACAAAAGCGTCAACATTGAAGCTAAAACTGTTGCAGAAAATGGTATCAAAGAAACGAGAGCTGCAGCTATTCATAAAACAATTGCATCAGACAGTTTGGTGACATTTCACAAAGAAACGACTTATACCGACGGAACTTTAATTAAAAAAGACAGTATCGTGCATTGGTCAGCAGCGGGTCTGGTTATGAAAGACGGAAAAGCTGAGGAGCCAAAGGTATCAACCTCAATTACGCTGAATGATGACACGAGATGGTATCTGGTTTTCTTGGTATTTATTCAGGTGATTTTTGTGACGATGGTTTATGGTCCGATTGCAGCATTTTTAGTGGAAATGTTCCCTGTGAGAATCCGTTATACATCGATGTCTTTACCGTATCATATTGGTAATGGGGTTTTTGGAGGATTGCTTCCCGCAGTGGCGACTTATCTCGTGACCTCAGGAAAAGATGCAGGACATGCGACGTGGTATCTTGAAGGACTTTGGTATCCTATCGGCGTCGCAGCAGTCTGTTTGGTCATCGGGTTATTCTATCTTAAAAACAAGAACAATAATATCCACGATTAA